In the Hordeum vulgare subsp. vulgare chromosome 7H, MorexV3_pseudomolecules_assembly, whole genome shotgun sequence genome, one interval contains:
- the LOC123412608 gene encoding 3-ketoacyl-CoA synthase 5-like: MVISPPQVNKHLKRSFQLVVNNFLVVIAAPLTAIVLLREAVQLRPEEIFSRLHGLRQVHVFLAVFLPFALATFYLMSRPRSVYLVDYSCCRPKSNCRVSIGSMVENVRFLPYLDDGGVQFMTRMVKRSGLGDQTYFHPSMHYNPPRCCLSGSRDEAEQVIFAAVDDLFAKPGISPDAIDIVITNCSVFCPTPSLADIIVNKYKLRADIRSVHISGMGCSAGVIALEVARNLLQAAPRGARALMVSTETTSLLNYTGKNRAMLLPAALFRMGAAAVLLSTSRSLSRFRLTHIVRTLTAAQDRAYMCLSMKEDDEGETGAYLSKDLVPVAGEALTANIMAIGPLVLPPSEKLLFAISFIARKVLRRKIELYVPDFRTAFEHFCIHSGGRAVIDAVQTSLCLSDEDVEPSRMTLHRFGNTSSSSLWYELAYIEAKRRTRKGDRVWMVGFGSGFKCNSAVWHCIRSPSSATVGAPWADSVHLYPLNISEVG; this comes from the coding sequence ATGGTCATCTCACCACCCCAAGTCAACAAGCACCTCAAACGCTCGTTCCAGCTTGTCGTGAACAACTtcctcgtcgtcatcgccgcACCGCTCACAGCCATCGTCCTTCTCCGTGAAGCCGTGCAGCTCAGACCGGAGGAGATCTTCTCCCGGCTCCATGGCTTGCGGCAGGTTCACGTCTTCTTGGCAGTCTTTCTTCCGTTCGCTTTGGCCACCTTCTACCTCATGAGTCGCCCTCGCAGTGTGTACCTCGTCGACTACTCTTGTTGCAGGCCAAAATCTAATTGCCGCGTCTCCATAGGATCCATGGTCGAGAACGTCCGCTTCTTGCCGTACCTTGACGATGGCGGTGTCCAATTCATGACGCGCATGGTCAAGCGCTCTGGCCTCGGTGACCAGACCTACTTCCACCCTTCGATGCACTATAACCCCCCGCGATGCTGCTTAAGTGGAAGCCGCGACGAGGCGGAACAGGTGATCTTTGCAGCCGTCGACGATCTGTTCGCCAAGCCGGGCATAAGTCCTGATGCGATCGACATAGTCATCACCAACTGCAGTGTCTTCTGCCCGACCCCGAGCTTGGCTGACATCATCGTGAACAAATATAAACTCAGAGCGGACATTCGAAGCGTGCACATATCTGGGATGGGGTGCAGCGCGGGGGTGATCGCCTTGGAGGTCGCGAGGAACCTCCTGCAGGCGGCGCCGCGGGGCGCGCGCGCCTTGATGGTGTCCACGGAGACCACCTCTCTCCTCAACTATACCGGCAAGAACCGGGCGATGCTGCTCCCAGCCGCCCTGTTCCGCATGGGCGCGGCCGCGGTGCTGCTGTCAACGTCCAGGTCCCTGTCCCGCTTCCGGCTCACGCACATCGTGCGAACGCTCACCGCCGCGCAGGACAGAGCTTACATGTGCTTGTCCATGAAAGAGGACGACGAGGGAGAAACAGGAGCATACCTGTCGAAGGACCTTGTGCCAGTCGCCGGCGAAGCACTCACGGCTAACATCATGGCAATAGGGCCCCTCGTCCTCCCGCCCTCCGAAAAGCTGCTCTTTGCGATATCGTTCATTGCGCGGAAGGTGCTGAGGAGGAAGATCGAGCTATATGTCCCTGATTTCCGCACGGCCTTCGAGCATTTCTGCATCCATTCTGGTGGCAGGGCAGTGATCGACGCGGTTCAAACTAGCTTATGTTTATCAGATGAGGACGTTGAGCCATCACGGATGACGCTTCACCGATTCGGAAACACGTCCAGCAGTTCACTATGGTACGAGCTTGCATACATCGAGGCCAAGAGGCGGACGCGCAAGGGCGATCGGGTGTGGATGGTCGGGTTTGGTTCTGGTTTCAAGTGCAACAGCGCCGTGTGGCATTGCATCAGGTCACCCAGCAGCGCGACTGTTggtgcgccatgggctgattCTGTTCATTTGTATCCGCTGAACATCTCGGAAGTTGGTTAA